The proteins below are encoded in one region of Streptomyces marianii:
- the treZ gene encoding malto-oligosyltrehalose trehalohydrolase has protein sequence MLFEVWAPRAQDRVDLWLEDTEQGMERDPSREDWWTAEADAGDGDRYGFRLDGGPVLPDPRSRRQPEGPDGPSAVVAPDTYVWRSDDWRGRDLTGAVLYELHIGTYTPEGTLDAAAAALGELAELGITHVELMPLCPFPGTHGWGYDGVAPWAVHEPYGGPGALKRFVDTAHGLGLGVVLDVVHNHLGPSGNHLPAFGPYLTDIHHTPWGSAINLDAPGSDEVRAYLIGSALAWLRDYRVDGLRLDAVHALVDTRALTFLEELSAAVDRFGADVRRPVFLIAESDRCDPRTTTPREEGGLGVHTQWNDDFHHALHASLTGESQGYYADFARAPLGALAKTLGHVFFHDGTYSTFRGRTHGRPVDLVRTPAHRFVGYAQTHDQIGNRATGDRLSSALPPGLLACAAVLVLTGPFVPMLFMGEEWGARTPWQFFTDHTDPELAEAVRQGRRREFAGTGWAAQDIPDPQDRATRRRSCLDRSERDREPHARLLAWYRELIALRRGEPDLSDPDLAAVRVAYDEEARWFVFRRGDIRVAVNLGEEPVTIPLGAGGGRVLAAWGETGPAGPEGVLELAGESCVVLHDA, from the coding sequence GTGCTGTTCGAGGTATGGGCACCGCGGGCGCAGGACCGGGTCGACTTGTGGCTGGAGGACACCGAACAGGGGATGGAGCGCGATCCGTCGCGGGAGGACTGGTGGACGGCCGAGGCGGACGCGGGTGACGGGGACCGCTACGGCTTCCGGCTCGACGGCGGACCCGTCCTGCCCGACCCGCGCTCGCGCCGTCAGCCCGAGGGCCCGGACGGGCCGAGCGCGGTGGTCGCTCCCGACACCTACGTCTGGCGCAGCGACGACTGGCGCGGCCGGGACCTCACGGGCGCGGTCCTGTACGAGCTGCACATCGGCACCTACACCCCCGAGGGCACGCTCGACGCCGCCGCCGCCGCGCTCGGCGAGCTGGCGGAGCTCGGCATCACCCATGTGGAACTGATGCCGCTGTGCCCCTTCCCGGGAACGCACGGCTGGGGCTACGACGGGGTGGCGCCCTGGGCGGTGCACGAGCCGTACGGCGGCCCCGGGGCGCTGAAACGCTTCGTGGACACGGCCCACGGTCTCGGGCTCGGTGTCGTCCTGGACGTCGTCCACAACCACCTGGGACCCTCCGGCAACCATCTTCCCGCGTTCGGGCCGTATCTGACGGACATTCACCACACCCCCTGGGGCTCGGCGATCAACCTGGACGCGCCCGGCTCGGACGAGGTGCGCGCGTACCTGATCGGCAGCGCGCTGGCGTGGCTGCGGGACTACCGCGTCGACGGGCTGCGGCTGGACGCGGTCCACGCCCTCGTCGACACCCGGGCGCTGACGTTCCTGGAGGAACTGTCCGCGGCGGTGGACCGGTTCGGGGCGGACGTACGGCGGCCGGTGTTCCTGATCGCCGAGTCGGACCGGTGCGACCCGAGGACGACCACCCCGCGCGAGGAGGGCGGCCTCGGGGTCCACACCCAGTGGAACGACGACTTCCACCATGCCCTGCACGCCTCGCTGACCGGTGAATCGCAGGGCTACTACGCCGACTTCGCACGCGCGCCGCTCGGCGCGCTCGCCAAGACCCTCGGCCACGTCTTCTTCCACGACGGCACGTACTCCACGTTCCGCGGCCGTACGCACGGCCGTCCCGTCGACCTCGTCCGCACACCCGCGCACCGGTTCGTCGGCTACGCCCAGACGCACGACCAGATCGGCAACCGCGCGACCGGCGACCGGCTCTCGTCGGCCCTCCCGCCCGGACTTCTGGCCTGCGCGGCGGTGCTGGTGCTGACGGGGCCGTTCGTCCCGATGCTGTTCATGGGCGAGGAGTGGGGCGCCCGTACGCCGTGGCAGTTCTTCACCGACCACACCGACCCGGAACTCGCGGAGGCGGTACGGCAGGGCAGACGGCGGGAGTTCGCCGGGACCGGTTGGGCGGCGCAGGACATCCCCGACCCGCAGGACCGCGCCACCCGGCGACGCTCCTGCCTGGACCGCTCCGAGCGGGACCGCGAACCCCATGCCCGGCTCCTGGCCTGGTACCGGGAGCTGATCGCCCTGCGCCGGGGCGAGCCCGACCTGTCCGACCCGGACCTCGCGGCCGTGCGGGTCGCCTACGACGAGGAGGCGCGCTGGTTCGTCTTCCGCCGGGGCGACATTCGGGTCGCGGTCAACCTCGGCGAGGAGCCCGTCACGATCCCGCTGGGGGCGGGGGGCGGTCGGGTGCTCGCCGCCTGGGGCGAGACCGGGCCGGCGGGGCCGGAGGGCGTGCTGGAACTGGCGGGCGAGTCGTGCG